A single region of the Pseudalkalibacillus berkeleyi genome encodes:
- the der gene encoding ribosome biogenesis GTPase Der — MRKPVVAVVGRPNVGKSTIFNRIIGDRLAIVEDKPGVTRDRIYSSAEWLNTEFNVIDTGGIDLGDEPFLKQMRQQAEIAIDEADVIIFMVNGREGITSADEEVSQILFRSKKPIVLAVNKIDNPERMNDVYEFYSLGFGEPIGISGSHGLGLGDLLDAVVKHFPEELGEDYDDSTIKFSLIGRPNVGKSSLVNSIVGKERVIVSDIAGTTRDAIDAKFTRDDQEYVIIDTAGMRKKGKVYETTEKYSVLRALKAIDRSDVVLVVLNAEEGIIEQDKKIAGYAHEAGRAVVIVVNKWDAIEKDDKTLREFEQKIRDHFLFLDYAPIVFVSALTKQRLHTLLPVIDQVAENHTMRVKTNVLNDVIMDAVMMNPTPTDKGRRLKINYVTQVAIKPPTFVLFVNDPELLHFSYKRFLENRIRDAFGFKGTPIRIVARSKSE, encoded by the coding sequence ATGCGTAAACCGGTTGTAGCAGTAGTCGGTCGACCGAACGTTGGAAAGTCAACGATATTTAACAGAATTATTGGGGATCGTCTTGCGATCGTTGAAGACAAGCCAGGTGTAACCCGTGATCGAATTTATAGTTCTGCGGAATGGTTGAATACTGAATTTAATGTAATTGATACAGGTGGAATAGATTTAGGAGATGAGCCTTTTCTTAAACAAATGAGACAACAGGCTGAAATCGCGATAGATGAAGCGGACGTGATCATCTTTATGGTGAATGGACGTGAAGGAATTACATCAGCGGATGAAGAAGTATCACAAATCTTGTTCCGTTCTAAGAAACCAATCGTACTCGCTGTCAACAAAATTGATAATCCAGAACGAATGAATGATGTATATGAATTTTATTCACTCGGTTTTGGAGAGCCGATTGGGATTTCAGGTTCTCACGGACTTGGTTTAGGTGACTTGTTGGATGCAGTCGTTAAACATTTCCCTGAAGAGCTTGGTGAAGATTACGATGATTCAACGATAAAGTTCTCATTAATTGGTCGTCCTAATGTTGGTAAATCTTCATTAGTAAATTCTATTGTTGGTAAGGAGCGTGTTATTGTAAGTGACATTGCTGGAACGACTCGCGATGCAATAGACGCAAAATTCACAAGAGATGACCAAGAATATGTCATTATCGACACTGCTGGTATGAGAAAGAAAGGGAAAGTGTACGAAACAACTGAAAAATATAGCGTATTGAGAGCATTAAAGGCGATCGATCGTTCTGATGTTGTTCTCGTCGTCCTAAATGCAGAAGAGGGGATCATCGAACAGGATAAGAAAATTGCCGGATATGCTCATGAAGCAGGACGAGCTGTTGTAATTGTTGTGAATAAATGGGATGCGATCGAAAAAGATGACAAAACATTACGAGAATTTGAACAAAAAATTCGAGATCATTTCTTATTCCTTGATTATGCTCCAATTGTTTTCGTGTCCGCGTTGACGAAACAGCGTCTTCATACACTTCTTCCAGTGATTGATCAAGTTGCCGAGAACCATACAATGCGCGTGAAAACGAATGTATTGAACGATGTCATCATGGATGCAGTTATGATGAATCCAACGCCAACTGATAAAGGAAGACGACTCAAAATTAACTATGTAACGCAGGTGGCAATCAAACCACCTACATTTGTGTTATTCGTTAATGACCCAGAGCTGCTCCATTTTTCTTATAAACGATTTCTTGAAAACCGGATCCGTGATGCATTTGGTTTCAAAGGCACACCGATTAGGATCGTCGCAAGAAGTAAAAGTGAATAG
- a CDS encoding YphA family membrane protein, with product MEGILFYWFAWISWTGTTFFMPKTKERLCLSGFLLILIYSTNFTFHIGQYSVNAALFLLAIISYAYIGMLSLKRLTYSIIVSMILSVVYIGLHIIVLTDPVWVMFGLEVFMAVPVAILSLILLKELQLPILIAAYIHGEIAYTYLFQNTNTSYITGSVAFLDYVSMAIAIVFAWTAYVGFINKVKLRVDKPTKHVKEGIH from the coding sequence ATGGAAGGGATATTATTTTATTGGTTTGCATGGATTAGTTGGACAGGGACCACATTTTTCATGCCAAAAACAAAGGAGAGACTCTGTTTGTCAGGCTTTCTACTCATACTGATCTATTCAACAAACTTTACCTTCCACATAGGTCAATATTCTGTTAATGCTGCCCTTTTCTTGCTTGCAATAATCAGTTATGCTTACATTGGCATGCTGAGTTTAAAAAGACTAACTTATTCAATCATTGTCAGCATGATCTTATCTGTAGTTTATATAGGCTTACATATTATCGTGTTGACTGATCCTGTATGGGTTATGTTTGGTCTTGAGGTATTTATGGCGGTACCTGTTGCAATATTATCATTAATACTACTGAAGGAACTACAGTTACCGATTTTGATTGCAGCGTACATTCATGGTGAAATCGCTTATACGTATTTATTTCAAAACACGAATACATCCTATATAACTGGCTCAGTCGCTTTTTTGGATTATGTCAGTATGGCAATTGCAATTGTATTTGCCTGGACAGCATATGTAGGTTTTATTAATAAAGTCAAATTACGGGTAGATAAGCCAACTAAGCATGTTAAAGAAGGTATCCACTAA
- a CDS encoding YpzI family protein has product MSKDRQEKKLKQSRRVESDRDRGLRYEGATKMDTPEEARRDNRP; this is encoded by the coding sequence GTGAGTAAAGATCGTCAGGAAAAGAAATTGAAACAATCACGCAGAGTAGAGTCAGATCGAGATCGTGGATTACGTTATGAAGGCGCAACAAAAATGGACACACCAGAGGAAGCAAGAAGAGACAATAGACCTTAA
- the rpsA gene encoding 30S ribosomal protein S1 — translation MTDEMNQELSEMKPLEMGEVVDGTVTKVEEKHALIDAGYKMDGILPISELSSLHVEKVSDVLSEGDTLTLKVIKLTEEELVLSKRAISAEKAWSELKESYENNETMEVEIADVVKGGLVVDLGVRGFIPASLVERHFVEDFSSYKGKSLDVKIVELDEENNKLILSHRAVLEAKEETKKQEILQSLEAGQVLEGTVQRLTDFGAFVDIGGIDGLVHISQLAHHRVEAPSEVVSEGDAVKVKVLSVDRDNERISLSIKDTLPGPWDSVSDVLSKGKVVEGTVKRLVSFGAFVEVASGVEGLVHISEIANRHIGTPGEVLSEGDVVKVKVLDINTDDKRISLSIRATLEEENRPSKIDPEYSKETDGNSGFSLGDMIGDQLKKYKE, via the coding sequence ATGACTGATGAAATGAATCAAGAACTTTCAGAAATGAAACCTTTGGAAATGGGAGAAGTAGTAGATGGTACCGTTACAAAGGTCGAAGAAAAACATGCTTTAATTGACGCAGGGTATAAGATGGATGGAATTCTGCCGATTAGTGAGCTATCAAGCCTGCATGTTGAAAAAGTTAGTGATGTTTTATCTGAAGGAGATACATTAACACTTAAAGTGATTAAACTGACTGAAGAAGAACTTGTACTCTCTAAGCGTGCAATTTCTGCTGAAAAAGCTTGGTCTGAATTGAAAGAATCGTATGAAAACAACGAAACAATGGAAGTTGAAATTGCGGATGTTGTAAAAGGTGGCCTAGTGGTCGATCTTGGTGTACGTGGTTTCATTCCAGCTTCTTTAGTTGAAAGACATTTCGTCGAGGACTTCTCATCTTATAAAGGAAAGTCATTAGACGTTAAAATTGTTGAGTTAGATGAAGAAAACAATAAATTAATCCTTTCTCACCGCGCAGTACTTGAAGCAAAGGAAGAAACTAAAAAGCAAGAGATCCTTCAATCTCTAGAAGCAGGTCAGGTTTTAGAAGGAACTGTTCAACGACTTACCGATTTCGGAGCATTTGTTGATATCGGAGGCATCGATGGACTTGTGCACATTTCTCAACTTGCTCACCACCGAGTAGAAGCACCAAGTGAAGTGGTAAGTGAAGGAGATGCTGTTAAAGTCAAGGTTCTTTCTGTTGATCGAGATAACGAACGTATTTCATTATCTATTAAAGATACACTGCCAGGACCATGGGACAGCGTGTCAGATGTCCTCTCAAAAGGGAAAGTTGTTGAAGGTACCGTTAAGCGACTCGTGTCTTTCGGAGCTTTCGTAGAGGTTGCATCTGGTGTTGAAGGACTTGTGCATATTTCTGAGATTGCAAATCGACACATTGGTACACCAGGTGAAGTGTTAAGTGAAGGCGATGTTGTCAAAGTCAAAGTACTCGATATCAATACTGACGATAAACGCATCTCATTAAGCATTCGTGCAACTTTAGAAGAAGAAAACCGCCCTTCTAAAATCGATCCTGAATACAGTAAAGAAACAGACGGTAACTCAGGTTTCTCACTAGGTGACATGATTGGCGATCAACTTAAGAAATATAAAGAATAG
- a CDS encoding lysophospholipid acyltransferase family protein codes for MRLYTLGKNLFNGIFSSGYKLKVEGLENVPKDDGVLICSNHISYLDPPLVGCSSNRTVHFMAKAELFEMPVLKKILPKVYAFPVRRGMSDKQALRKGLELLRNGEAVGLFPEGTRSKNGEIGSGLAGAGFFAMKTDAKVIPCAIIGPFKLFRSVKIVYGREIDFTELKDRKGSAKEATEKIMSEIRKLYEENKSIR; via the coding sequence GTGAGGCTTTATACGTTAGGGAAAAATCTGTTTAATGGTATTTTTTCTTCTGGTTATAAGTTAAAGGTAGAAGGCTTAGAAAATGTGCCGAAAGATGATGGTGTTTTGATTTGTTCCAATCATATTAGCTATTTGGATCCTCCATTAGTAGGTTGCTCCTCCAATAGGACGGTTCATTTCATGGCCAAAGCAGAGCTGTTTGAAATGCCAGTTTTGAAAAAAATCCTTCCAAAGGTTTATGCATTTCCTGTCAGAAGAGGAATGAGTGATAAACAAGCACTACGTAAAGGGTTGGAATTACTTAGAAATGGCGAAGCGGTAGGTCTTTTTCCTGAAGGAACGCGTAGTAAAAACGGTGAAATTGGTTCTGGTTTAGCTGGCGCAGGATTCTTTGCAATGAAAACCGATGCGAAAGTTATACCATGTGCGATTATAGGACCATTCAAGCTATTCCGTTCTGTCAAAATCGTTTACGGGCGTGAAATTGACTTTACTGAATTAAAGGATCGGAAAGGCTCCGCAAAAGAAGCAACGGAAAAAATCATGAGTGAAATACGTAAATTATATGAGGAAAATAAGTCAATTAGATAG
- the cmk gene encoding (d)CMP kinase: MGNLMKIAIDGPAGAGKSTVAKRVADLLSYVYIDTGAMYRSITLKALRNGVDVTQEDELQSLLQMTKIDLEKKSDCQIVLLDDEDVTEEIRSSIVTRNVSEVAKHVNVRKEMVKRQQEVSREHSVVMDGRDIGTHVIPDAQIKIFLIASVDERAKRRHEENLNKGMASDLEQIKKDIELRDLLDSEREASPLKKADDAIELDTTTMSIEEVVESILTIVREYERV; encoded by the coding sequence ATGGGTAATTTAATGAAAATAGCAATAGATGGTCCAGCAGGAGCTGGAAAAAGTACAGTCGCGAAAAGAGTTGCAGATCTTCTATCTTATGTTTATATCGATACAGGAGCTATGTACCGATCTATCACTTTAAAAGCACTTCGAAATGGAGTGGATGTAACACAAGAGGATGAATTACAATCTCTCTTACAAATGACAAAGATCGATTTGGAAAAAAAGTCAGATTGTCAAATCGTATTATTAGATGATGAGGATGTCACAGAAGAAATCCGTTCTTCAATAGTGACAAGGAACGTTTCCGAAGTCGCTAAGCATGTAAATGTGCGAAAAGAAATGGTGAAACGGCAACAAGAAGTGAGCCGAGAACATTCAGTTGTAATGGATGGACGAGATATCGGTACGCATGTCATACCTGATGCGCAAATTAAGATCTTTTTGATTGCATCTGTAGATGAAAGAGCGAAAAGAAGACATGAAGAAAACCTAAACAAAGGGATGGCATCTGATTTAGAGCAAATTAAGAAAGATATTGAGCTGCGAGATTTGTTGGATTCTGAACGTGAAGCATCTCCATTGAAAAAAGCTGATGATGCGATTGAACTTGATACAACAACCATGTCTATAGAAGAGGTCGTTGAATCCATTTTGACGATTGTTCGAGAATATGAAAGGGTTTGA
- a CDS encoding YpfB family protein, giving the protein MKRVERLMIKLIICQFIFMIIAQWILFDTDLKTYLNRVYQYEGIHKGQVGETVETIDRSSDLWYDESVKK; this is encoded by the coding sequence ATGAAAAGAGTCGAGCGATTGATGATCAAATTGATCATTTGTCAGTTCATATTTATGATCATAGCCCAGTGGATATTGTTTGATACAGATCTTAAAACATATTTGAATAGAGTATATCAATATGAAGGTATTCACAAAGGGCAAGTAGGTGAAACCGTTGAAACGATAGACCGCTCTAGTGACCTATGGTATGATGAAAGTGTGAAAAAGTAA
- a CDS encoding flagellar brake protein, producing MMQIGETLYLDVLKPNQTKVKYKCKIEEIDQHQLFVTYPSNLRTNKSEFFMVGTKFHASFTTKDKSTYAFETELVDRMKQRIPVLVLSFPGVEGLKKIQRREYVRVDSAIDIAVQHPTGTLSPFNTVTTDISAGGCAITLPENHNIEADMKVTCWLVLPLKEQIRYIKQVATVIRVIKGEKGMRDRAPLKFMDISEMDQQNILRYCFEEQLKFKKNGLL from the coding sequence ATGATGCAGATAGGTGAGACTCTTTATTTAGACGTTTTGAAGCCAAATCAAACTAAAGTGAAGTATAAGTGTAAAATTGAAGAGATCGATCAACATCAATTATTTGTTACATACCCATCAAATTTACGCACGAATAAGTCGGAATTTTTTATGGTAGGAACGAAATTTCACGCGAGTTTCACGACAAAAGACAAGAGCACCTATGCATTTGAGACTGAGCTGGTAGATCGTATGAAACAACGCATACCCGTATTGGTCTTATCATTTCCTGGTGTAGAAGGTTTGAAGAAAATACAGAGAAGAGAATACGTTCGTGTCGATTCAGCGATTGATATCGCCGTTCAGCACCCAACTGGTACCCTATCTCCATTTAATACAGTCACAACAGATATCAGTGCAGGAGGCTGCGCGATTACCCTTCCTGAAAATCACAATATAGAAGCGGATATGAAAGTGACATGTTGGCTTGTCTTACCACTTAAAGAACAAATTCGATACATAAAGCAAGTTGCCACTGTTATTAGGGTCATTAAGGGTGAAAAAGGAATGCGAGATCGCGCACCTTTAAAATTTATGGATATATCCGAAATGGATCAGCAAAATATTCTCAGGTATTGTTTTGAAGAACAATTAAAATTCAAGAAGAACGGTTTATTGTAA
- the ypeB gene encoding germination protein YpeB has protein sequence MVRIILMTILALAVVGTGYWGYKEHQEKNAVLINAENNYQRAFHDLNFHVDALEEKISTTLAMNSRQQLSPALAEVWRLTSEAHNDVGQLPLALIPFNKTEEFLTNIGEFSYRIAIRDLNKNPLSDQEYQTLEKLHNNATEIKNELRKVQSLVMKENLRWMDVELALATEADPKDNTIIDGLKTVDKSVEGYSEVNWGPEMTKISEFKDNKYKNLTGKEVSKDEAKDLAFKFLKLKKGSKVIVEANGKGSPYEAYRISINEPKSKSNIYMELTKKGGHPVWILQDRDVKQAKLSLYKGSEKALKFLKDHAMDKMEMSLSDQYDNIGIYTFVKMQDDVRIYPQTITIKVALDNGDIIGYEGMNYLIGEKDRKIKSPQLSEDEAKAKMNPKLKIMETHQALIINDLGEEVQCYEFLATLKNETFRIFINSDNGFEEKVKKLDDPNTPVNSM, from the coding sequence ATGGTTAGAATCATTTTAATGACTATATTAGCACTTGCTGTGGTTGGGACTGGGTATTGGGGCTATAAAGAGCATCAAGAGAAGAATGCGGTACTGATCAATGCTGAAAACAACTACCAACGAGCGTTCCATGATTTAAACTTTCATGTAGATGCATTAGAAGAGAAAATTAGTACAACTTTGGCAATGAACTCAAGACAACAACTTTCTCCTGCATTAGCTGAAGTCTGGCGGTTAACATCTGAAGCTCATAACGATGTTGGTCAATTGCCGCTCGCGTTAATTCCATTTAACAAAACCGAAGAGTTCCTTACGAATATCGGTGAATTTAGTTATCGAATTGCGATTAGAGATTTGAACAAAAATCCTCTATCTGATCAAGAATATCAAACTTTGGAGAAGTTGCATAATAACGCAACAGAAATTAAAAATGAACTTCGCAAAGTACAATCACTCGTGATGAAAGAAAATTTAAGGTGGATGGATGTAGAACTTGCTTTAGCAACTGAAGCGGACCCGAAAGATAATACGATTATAGATGGTCTGAAAACAGTTGATAAATCAGTTGAAGGGTACTCAGAGGTGAACTGGGGACCGGAAATGACAAAAATCAGTGAGTTTAAGGATAACAAATATAAGAACTTAACAGGAAAAGAAGTTAGTAAAGACGAAGCGAAGGATCTTGCCTTTAAATTCTTGAAATTGAAAAAGGGTAGCAAGGTGATTGTAGAGGCGAATGGTAAAGGAAGCCCATATGAAGCTTATCGAATTTCGATCAATGAACCTAAGAGCAAGTCTAACATTTATATGGAACTTACAAAGAAAGGCGGTCACCCTGTTTGGATACTACAAGACCGTGATGTGAAACAAGCTAAGCTTAGTTTATATAAGGGCAGCGAAAAAGCGTTGAAATTCTTGAAGGATCATGCAATGGATAAAATGGAAATGTCACTAAGTGACCAATACGACAATATAGGGATCTATACGTTCGTGAAAATGCAAGATGATGTAAGGATCTATCCACAAACCATTACGATTAAGGTAGCATTAGATAATGGTGATATAATCGGTTACGAAGGAATGAACTATCTGATTGGTGAAAAAGACCGGAAAATAAAATCTCCTCAATTATCAGAAGATGAAGCAAAAGCAAAAATGAATCCTAAGCTGAAGATCATGGAGACGCATCAAGCCCTCATCATTAATGATCTTGGTGAGGAAGTTCAATGTTATGAATTCTTGGCTACTTTGAAAAATGAAACGTTCAGAATATTTATCAACTCAGATAACGGTTTTGAAGAAAAAGTTAAAAAGCTGGATGATCCAAATACCCCAGTAAACAGTATGTAA
- the sleB gene encoding spore cortex-lytic enzyme, with the protein MKSRFMCLKISMSIILLVIPLLGAMTIEEARGFSPQIIQHGATGEDVVELQSRLQYLGFYNGNIDGVFGWGTYWALRNFQYEFGLEVDGLAGFTTKKKLADASKYNESYVKKQIRKGKDFTHYGGQPLDKQTEESKKGKSQAPADQGKSAPKKQQQQNTKKGKNVPSGYSENDIQLMANAVYGEARGEPYVGQVAVAAVIINRIESTSFPNTISGVIFEPGAFTAVADGQIWLTPNEKAKKAVQDALNGWDPTDGSIYYFNPNTATSGWIWTRNQVTQIGKHIFAK; encoded by the coding sequence ATGAAAAGTCGATTTATGTGCTTGAAAATCAGCATGAGCATCATTCTATTAGTCATTCCATTGTTAGGCGCAATGACGATTGAAGAAGCAAGAGGATTTAGCCCTCAAATAATCCAGCATGGGGCGACAGGTGAGGATGTTGTTGAACTACAATCCAGATTGCAATACTTAGGTTTCTACAACGGAAATATTGATGGCGTTTTTGGCTGGGGCACGTATTGGGCGCTAAGAAATTTTCAATATGAATTTGGTTTGGAGGTAGATGGTTTAGCTGGTTTTACAACGAAAAAGAAACTAGCAGACGCTTCTAAATACAATGAAAGCTACGTGAAGAAACAGATTCGTAAAGGAAAAGATTTCACTCATTACGGCGGGCAACCTTTAGACAAACAAACTGAGGAAAGTAAAAAGGGGAAATCGCAAGCCCCTGCTGACCAAGGGAAATCAGCACCGAAAAAACAACAGCAACAAAATACGAAAAAAGGAAAGAATGTACCGAGTGGTTATTCTGAAAATGATATACAGTTAATGGCAAACGCGGTTTATGGAGAAGCGCGGGGCGAACCTTATGTTGGCCAAGTTGCAGTTGCTGCAGTCATCATTAACAGAATTGAAAGTACATCTTTCCCGAATACGATTTCAGGCGTTATTTTTGAGCCGGGTGCATTTACGGCTGTTGCAGATGGCCAGATCTGGCTAACGCCAAATGAGAAAGCGAAGAAAGCCGTTCAGGATGCATTGAATGGATGGGACCCGACAGATGGTAGTATCTATTATTTTAATCCGAATACTGCAACATCTGGTTGGATATGGACACGAAATCAAGTCACACAAATTGGTAAGCATATATTTGCGAAATAA
- the prsW gene encoding glutamic-type intramembrane protease PrsW — protein sequence MITIFSAGIAPGVALLSFFYLKEKYKPEPIIMVMRTFIIGVLLVFPVMVLQFGIHEELFVAPWVDAFLVSGMLEEFFKWFLLYFAAYQHIDFNDPYDGIIYGVSISLGFATAENVLHLFSNGVETAMFRAMFPVSSHALFGVIMGYYLSRGKSAIHAHSKRWFIIGSLFIPILFHGFYDYIIFSFIQKRWILFILPFMVFLWWLGLRKIKYAQVVSEQNYREQGNHSHPSV from the coding sequence ATGATTACGATTTTTTCGGCAGGTATAGCACCGGGCGTTGCGCTGCTATCCTTTTTTTACTTAAAAGAAAAATACAAGCCTGAGCCAATTATTATGGTTATGAGAACCTTTATTATTGGGGTTCTGTTGGTGTTTCCAGTAATGGTTCTCCAATTTGGCATTCATGAAGAATTGTTTGTTGCTCCTTGGGTAGACGCATTTCTCGTCTCAGGGATGCTTGAAGAGTTTTTCAAATGGTTTTTACTGTACTTCGCAGCATATCAGCATATAGATTTTAATGACCCATATGATGGAATCATTTATGGCGTTTCTATATCTTTAGGATTTGCTACAGCAGAAAATGTTTTACACCTATTTTCAAATGGTGTTGAAACAGCTATGTTTAGAGCGATGTTCCCTGTATCTAGTCATGCCTTGTTTGGTGTGATTATGGGGTATTATCTTTCGAGAGGAAAATCAGCTATACATGCGCATTCGAAAAGATGGTTCATCATAGGGTCATTGTTTATCCCGATTTTGTTCCATGGTTTTTATGACTATATTATTTTCTCTTTTATCCAAAAGAGGTGGATTCTTTTCATTCTACCATTCATGGTATTCCTTTGGTGGTTAGGTTTAAGGAAGATCAAGTATGCTCAAGTAGTCTCAGAACAAAATTATAGAGAACAAGGAAATCATTCACACCCTTCAGTATAA
- a CDS encoding asparaginase: MKKILVIHTGGTIAMSEDKDTGKVIPGDVNPLHETYALLSQIAEVTMDDFLNLPSPHITTKHMMSLSNYIKAELIENKYDGIVVTHGTDTLEETAYLLDLLNDDQVPIIVTGAMRSSNELGADGPHNLISSVRVAASEEAKGKGVLVVFNDEIHTAKNVTKTHTSNIATFQSPQYGPIGIVTKRGIHFHHHLVNQEHYDISSLTKNVILLKAYAGMPSELIHSVRNMDIDGLVIEALGQGNLPPALVDEISALLQMGIPIVLVSRCFNGIVQDIYSYDGGGKQLKELGVIFTNGLNGQKARIKLMVTLNKGFSMEEIKEAFRTN, from the coding sequence ATGAAAAAGATTCTAGTCATTCATACAGGCGGTACAATTGCAATGAGTGAAGACAAAGATACAGGTAAAGTCATCCCAGGTGACGTTAATCCATTACATGAAACCTATGCGCTACTATCTCAAATCGCTGAGGTGACAATGGATGATTTTCTGAACCTTCCATCCCCACATATAACAACGAAACATATGATGTCTTTATCTAACTATATTAAAGCAGAATTAATCGAAAATAAGTATGATGGGATTGTCGTCACCCATGGTACCGACACCCTCGAAGAAACAGCTTACCTGCTTGATTTATTAAATGATGATCAAGTACCAATTATCGTAACTGGTGCAATGCGATCTAGTAATGAACTAGGTGCAGACGGTCCACACAACTTAATTTCTTCCGTAAGAGTTGCAGCTAGTGAGGAAGCGAAAGGGAAGGGCGTACTTGTTGTATTCAACGATGAAATCCATACTGCAAAGAACGTTACCAAAACGCATACGAGTAATATCGCTACCTTCCAAAGTCCCCAATATGGTCCAATCGGGATTGTTACAAAGCGCGGTATTCACTTCCACCATCATTTAGTCAATCAGGAACACTATGACATATCTAGCCTCACCAAAAATGTGATTTTACTAAAAGCATACGCTGGTATGCCGAGTGAACTCATTCATTCTGTTCGAAACATGGATATTGATGGACTTGTCATAGAAGCGCTTGGTCAAGGGAATCTGCCCCCCGCATTAGTCGACGAAATCTCAGCACTTTTACAAATGGGCATACCTATAGTACTCGTATCAAGATGTTTCAACGGTATTGTTCAAGATATTTATAGCTATGATGGTGGTGGCAAACAGTTAAAAGAATTAGGTGTCATATTCACGAACGGACTGAATGGTCAGAAAGCGAGAATTAAGTTGATGGTGACATTAAATAAAGGGTTCAGCATGGAAGAAATTAAGGAAGCATTTCGTACGAATTAA
- a CDS encoding YpdA family putative bacillithiol disulfide reductase, translated as MHVDAIIVGGGPCGLSTAIALEEIGLRPVIIEKGNIVNSIYNYPTHQQFFSTSEKLEIGNMPFVIEQRKPKRNQALSYYREVVKRKKINVHTFETVTKVEQIKDGTFIVHSNKQDESEYVYETPYVVIATGYYDHPNYMDVPGEDLEKVFHYFKEAHPYFDTDVVVIGGKNSAVDAALELEKVGARVTCLYRGSEYSKSVKPWILPEFDALVRHNKINMEFNAEVKEITHDSVIYEVEGNRKEISNDFVFAMTGYHPDHSFLTKMGVEIEGESGRPMHNPETMETNVDNIFISGVIAAGNNANEIFIENGRFHGERIAKEIFSRMKED; from the coding sequence ATGCATGTAGACGCAATTATTGTAGGCGGTGGTCCTTGTGGCCTTTCAACAGCTATTGCACTAGAAGAAATCGGATTGAGACCGGTTATTATTGAAAAGGGGAACATCGTCAATTCCATATATAATTATCCAACACATCAGCAATTCTTTAGTACGAGTGAAAAGTTAGAAATCGGTAATATGCCTTTTGTCATTGAACAACGTAAACCGAAGAGAAACCAAGCTTTGTCCTATTACAGGGAAGTCGTCAAACGAAAGAAAATTAATGTGCATACGTTCGAAACAGTGACGAAAGTCGAACAAATAAAGGATGGCACGTTCATCGTTCATTCAAATAAACAAGATGAATCTGAATACGTATACGAAACTCCCTACGTTGTCATTGCGACAGGTTATTATGATCATCCCAATTATATGGATGTTCCTGGAGAGGACTTAGAGAAAGTCTTCCACTATTTTAAGGAAGCGCATCCTTACTTTGATACAGATGTCGTCGTAATTGGGGGAAAGAATTCTGCCGTTGATGCAGCATTAGAGCTTGAAAAAGTCGGTGCGCGTGTCACATGTCTTTATCGTGGATCAGAATATTCGAAGAGTGTGAAGCCATGGATATTACCTGAATTTGATGCGCTCGTTAGGCACAATAAAATAAATATGGAATTTAACGCAGAAGTTAAAGAGATAACCCATGATTCGGTTATTTACGAAGTTGAAGGTAACCGAAAGGAAATCTCAAATGATTTTGTATTTGCAATGACAGGTTATCACCCAGATCATTCTTTCTTAACGAAAATGGGAGTTGAGATTGAAGGTGAATCAGGACGCCCGATGCATAACCCCGAAACAATGGAAACGAATGTAGATAACATTTTTATTTCAGGGGTCATTGCTGCAGGAAACAATGCAAATGAGATCTTCATTGAAAATGGACGTTTTCATGGGGAACGAATTGCTAAAGAAATTTTTTCTCGTATGAAAGAGGATTGA